The following proteins are encoded in a genomic region of Brachyhypopomus gauderio isolate BG-103 unplaced genomic scaffold, BGAUD_0.2 sc51, whole genome shotgun sequence:
- the loxl2b gene encoding lysyl oxidase homolog 2b isoform X1 gives MSALWSILCHLGALSCLWGTCRSQYEYLGYPEPVEEHYTPLQIPADVPKVLLRLAGEKRKHNEGRVEVFYDGQWGTVCDDDFNIHAAQVVCRELGYVEAVSWAPSSKYGKGEGRIWFDNVHCTGKENTLAQCESNGIGVSDCKHSEDVGVVCSDKRIPGFRFLSPLTNNIDHMTIQVEDVRIRPVLASYRRRVPVTEGYVEVKDGGRWKQVCDEEWSSMNSRVICGMFGFPGERRYNARVYRMFARRRTHTYWDYAVNCTGNEAHLSSCKLGRSLPSSANSTCGLGTPVVVSCTPGRAFAPTPMENYRKAIREQLLVRLRGGGVVGEGRVEVLKNGEWGTICDDHWNLVAATVVCRELGFGTAKEALSGGRLGQGMGPVHMNEVQCSGFEKSVTECQFNMDKDSEGCSHEEDAGVRCNVPAMGFQQRLRLSGGRNPFEGRVEVLMERNGSLVWGTVCGEGWGTMEAMVVCRQLGLGFASSAFQETWYWPGTVTADSVVMSGVRCAGTEMSLSHCLHHGEHLHCPRGGARYAAGVSCSETAPDLVLNPQVVEQTTYLEDRPMFMLQCAYEENCLASTSSSTPANSYRRLLRFSSQIHNNGQADFRPKASRESWVWHDCHRHYHSMEVFTYYDLLSLNGTKVAEGHKASFCLEDSECDEGIEKRYECANFGEQGITVGCWDTYRHDIDCQWVDITDVKPGDYLFQIVINPNYEVAESDYTNNVVKCRTRYDGHRIWMYNCHIGGSVSGEIEEMFPGLLNNQVTHR, from the exons ATGTCAGCCCTCTGGTCCATCCTTTGCCATCTGGGGGCGCTGTCCTGCCTCTGGGGCACGTGCCGCTCGCAATACGAGTACCTGGGGTACCCAGAGCCTGTCGAGGAACACTACACACCTCTGCAGATCCCCGCTGACGTACCCAAGGTCCTGCTGCGGCTAGCCGGGGAGAAACGCAAGCACAACGAGGGCCGCGTGGAGGTCTTCTACGACGGTCAGTGGGGCACCGTCTGTGACGACGACTTCAACATCCACGCAGCCCAGGTGGTGTGCAGGGAACTGGGCTACGTCGAGGCTGTCTCCTGGGCGCCCTCCTCCAAGTATGGGAAAGGCGAAG GCCGCATATGGTTCGATAATGTCCACTGCACGGGGAAGGAGAATACTTTGGCACAGTGCGAGTCCAACGGCATCGGCGTGTCCGACTGCAAACACTCTGAAGACGTGGGCGTGGTCTGCAGTGACAAGAGGATTCCAGGGTTCCGGTTCCTCAGCCCGCTCACCAATAACATCGAT CACATGACCATCCAGGTGGAGGACGTGCGTATCCGTCCCGTGCTGGCCTCCTACCGTCGCCGCGTCCCTGTGACGGAGGGCTACGTGGAGGTGAAGGATGGCGGCAGGTGGAAGCAGGTGTGCGATGAGGAGTGGAGCTCCATGAACAGCCGTGTGATCTGTGGAATGTTTGGCTTCCCCGGAGAGAGGAGATACAACGCGCGTGTCTACAG AATGTTTGCCCGGagaaggacacacacatactgggATTATGCGGTTAACTGCACGGGTAACGAGGCTCACCTCTCCAGCTGTAAGCTGGGCCGCTCGTTGCCGTCCTCCGCCAACAGCACCTGTGGCCTGGGCACCCCCGTGGTGGTCAGCTGCACCCCCGGCCGGGCCTTCGCACCCACGCCCATGGAAAACTACAGGAAAGCCATCAGAGAG CAGCTGCTGGTGCGTCTacgtggtgggggtgtggtgggtgaaGGCCGGGTGGAGGTGCTGAAGAATGGGGAGTGGGGCACCATCTGTGATGACCACTGGAACCTGGTGGCGGCCACCGTGGTGTGTCGCGAGCTGGGCTTCGGTACAGCAAAGGAGGCTCTGTCCGGTGGCCGTCTGGGTCAGG GAATGGGCCCGGTTCACATGAATGAGGTTCAGTGCTCCGGCTTTGAGAAGTCTGTGACCGAATGCCAGTTCAACATGGATAAGGACTCGGAGGGGTGCAGTCACGAGGAGGACGCGGGAGTGCGCTGCAACGTTCCTGCCATGGGCTTCCAGCAGCGG CTGCGTCTGAGTGGCGGCCGGAACCCGTTCGAGGGCCGCGTGGAGGTGCTGATGGAGAGGAACGGCTCGCTGGTGTGGGGCACGGTGTGTGGTGAGGGCTGGGGCACTATGGAGGCCATGGTGGTGTGCCGCCAGCTCGGCCTGGGATTCGCCAGCAGTGCCTTCCAG GAGACGTGGTACTGGCCAGGAACAGTCACGGCGGACAGTGTGGTGATGAGCGGGGTCCGGTGTGCAGGCACTGAGATGTCCCTATCCCACTGTCTCCACCACGGCGAGCACCTGCACTGCCCCAGGGGGGGGGCACGCTACGCAGCCGGGGTCTCCTGCTCCGAGA CTGCCCCGGACCTGGTGCTGAACCCCCAGGTGGTGGAGCAGACCACGTACCTGGAGGACCGCCCCATGTTCATGCTGCAGTGCGCCTACGAGGAGAACTGCTtggcctccacctccagctccaccccGGCCAACTCCTACCGCCGCCTGCTGCGTTTCTCCTCCCAGATCCACAACAACGGCCAGGCTGACTTCCGGCCCAAGGCCTCGCGGGAGTCCTGGGTCTGGCACGACTGCCACAG ACACTACCACAGCATGGAGGTGTTCACTTATTACGACCTGCTCAGCTTGAACGGAACCAAGGTGGCAGAGGGACACAAGGCGAGCTTCTGTCTGGAGGACTCGGAGTGCGATGAAG GGATCGAGAAGAGATACGAGTGTGCTAACTTCGGAGAGCAGGGTATCACGGTGGGCTGCTGGGACACATATCGACACGACATCGACTGCCAGTGGGTGGACATCACTGACGTCAAGCCCGGTGACTACCTTTTCCAG ATTGTCATCAACCCCAACTACGAGGTTGCTGAGTCTGATTATACCAACAACGTTGTGAAATGCAGGACACGGTATGATGGCCATCGCATATGGATGTACAACTGTCATATAG GAGGTTCAGTCAGTGGTGAGATAGAGGAGATGTTCCCTGGACTTCTGAATAACCAGGTGACCCACAGGTAA
- the loxl2b gene encoding lysyl oxidase homolog 2b isoform X2, with amino-acid sequence MSALWSILCHLGALSCLWGTCRSQYEYLGYPEPVEEHYTPLQIPADVPKVLLRLAGEKRKHNEGRVEVFYDGQWGTVCDDDFNIHAAQVVCRELGYVEAVSWAPSSKYGKGEGRIWFDNVHCTGKENTLAQCESNGIGVSDCKHSEDVGVVCSDKRIPGFRFLSPLTNNIDHMTIQVEDVRIRPVLASYRRRVPVTEGYVEVKDGGRWKQVCDEEWSSMNSRVICGMFGFPGERRYNARVYRMFARRRTHTYWDYAVNCTGNEAHLSSCKLGRSLPSSANSTCGLGTPVVVSCTPGRAFAPTPMENYRKAIRELLVRLRGGGVVGEGRVEVLKNGEWGTICDDHWNLVAATVVCRELGFGTAKEALSGGRLGQGMGPVHMNEVQCSGFEKSVTECQFNMDKDSEGCSHEEDAGVRCNVPAMGFQQRLRLSGGRNPFEGRVEVLMERNGSLVWGTVCGEGWGTMEAMVVCRQLGLGFASSAFQETWYWPGTVTADSVVMSGVRCAGTEMSLSHCLHHGEHLHCPRGGARYAAGVSCSETAPDLVLNPQVVEQTTYLEDRPMFMLQCAYEENCLASTSSSTPANSYRRLLRFSSQIHNNGQADFRPKASRESWVWHDCHRHYHSMEVFTYYDLLSLNGTKVAEGHKASFCLEDSECDEGIEKRYECANFGEQGITVGCWDTYRHDIDCQWVDITDVKPGDYLFQIVINPNYEVAESDYTNNVVKCRTRYDGHRIWMYNCHIGGSVSGEIEEMFPGLLNNQVTHR; translated from the exons ATGTCAGCCCTCTGGTCCATCCTTTGCCATCTGGGGGCGCTGTCCTGCCTCTGGGGCACGTGCCGCTCGCAATACGAGTACCTGGGGTACCCAGAGCCTGTCGAGGAACACTACACACCTCTGCAGATCCCCGCTGACGTACCCAAGGTCCTGCTGCGGCTAGCCGGGGAGAAACGCAAGCACAACGAGGGCCGCGTGGAGGTCTTCTACGACGGTCAGTGGGGCACCGTCTGTGACGACGACTTCAACATCCACGCAGCCCAGGTGGTGTGCAGGGAACTGGGCTACGTCGAGGCTGTCTCCTGGGCGCCCTCCTCCAAGTATGGGAAAGGCGAAG GCCGCATATGGTTCGATAATGTCCACTGCACGGGGAAGGAGAATACTTTGGCACAGTGCGAGTCCAACGGCATCGGCGTGTCCGACTGCAAACACTCTGAAGACGTGGGCGTGGTCTGCAGTGACAAGAGGATTCCAGGGTTCCGGTTCCTCAGCCCGCTCACCAATAACATCGAT CACATGACCATCCAGGTGGAGGACGTGCGTATCCGTCCCGTGCTGGCCTCCTACCGTCGCCGCGTCCCTGTGACGGAGGGCTACGTGGAGGTGAAGGATGGCGGCAGGTGGAAGCAGGTGTGCGATGAGGAGTGGAGCTCCATGAACAGCCGTGTGATCTGTGGAATGTTTGGCTTCCCCGGAGAGAGGAGATACAACGCGCGTGTCTACAG AATGTTTGCCCGGagaaggacacacacatactgggATTATGCGGTTAACTGCACGGGTAACGAGGCTCACCTCTCCAGCTGTAAGCTGGGCCGCTCGTTGCCGTCCTCCGCCAACAGCACCTGTGGCCTGGGCACCCCCGTGGTGGTCAGCTGCACCCCCGGCCGGGCCTTCGCACCCACGCCCATGGAAAACTACAGGAAAGCCATCAGAGAG CTGCTGGTGCGTCTacgtggtgggggtgtggtgggtgaaGGCCGGGTGGAGGTGCTGAAGAATGGGGAGTGGGGCACCATCTGTGATGACCACTGGAACCTGGTGGCGGCCACCGTGGTGTGTCGCGAGCTGGGCTTCGGTACAGCAAAGGAGGCTCTGTCCGGTGGCCGTCTGGGTCAGG GAATGGGCCCGGTTCACATGAATGAGGTTCAGTGCTCCGGCTTTGAGAAGTCTGTGACCGAATGCCAGTTCAACATGGATAAGGACTCGGAGGGGTGCAGTCACGAGGAGGACGCGGGAGTGCGCTGCAACGTTCCTGCCATGGGCTTCCAGCAGCGG CTGCGTCTGAGTGGCGGCCGGAACCCGTTCGAGGGCCGCGTGGAGGTGCTGATGGAGAGGAACGGCTCGCTGGTGTGGGGCACGGTGTGTGGTGAGGGCTGGGGCACTATGGAGGCCATGGTGGTGTGCCGCCAGCTCGGCCTGGGATTCGCCAGCAGTGCCTTCCAG GAGACGTGGTACTGGCCAGGAACAGTCACGGCGGACAGTGTGGTGATGAGCGGGGTCCGGTGTGCAGGCACTGAGATGTCCCTATCCCACTGTCTCCACCACGGCGAGCACCTGCACTGCCCCAGGGGGGGGGCACGCTACGCAGCCGGGGTCTCCTGCTCCGAGA CTGCCCCGGACCTGGTGCTGAACCCCCAGGTGGTGGAGCAGACCACGTACCTGGAGGACCGCCCCATGTTCATGCTGCAGTGCGCCTACGAGGAGAACTGCTtggcctccacctccagctccaccccGGCCAACTCCTACCGCCGCCTGCTGCGTTTCTCCTCCCAGATCCACAACAACGGCCAGGCTGACTTCCGGCCCAAGGCCTCGCGGGAGTCCTGGGTCTGGCACGACTGCCACAG ACACTACCACAGCATGGAGGTGTTCACTTATTACGACCTGCTCAGCTTGAACGGAACCAAGGTGGCAGAGGGACACAAGGCGAGCTTCTGTCTGGAGGACTCGGAGTGCGATGAAG GGATCGAGAAGAGATACGAGTGTGCTAACTTCGGAGAGCAGGGTATCACGGTGGGCTGCTGGGACACATATCGACACGACATCGACTGCCAGTGGGTGGACATCACTGACGTCAAGCCCGGTGACTACCTTTTCCAG ATTGTCATCAACCCCAACTACGAGGTTGCTGAGTCTGATTATACCAACAACGTTGTGAAATGCAGGACACGGTATGATGGCCATCGCATATGGATGTACAACTGTCATATAG GAGGTTCAGTCAGTGGTGAGATAGAGGAGATGTTCCCTGGACTTCTGAATAACCAGGTGACCCACAGGTAA